A window of the Corynebacterium minutissimum genome harbors these coding sequences:
- the thrC gene encoding threonine synthase produces MKYISTRDTDRQPASFTDILLGGLAPDGGLYLPESYPRIDDATLTAWRQTLAEGGYAALAAEVLKLFVDDIPDTDLEAIAQRAYTFPKFANEEIVPVSELGEGLYIGHLSEGPTAAFKDMAMQMLGELFEYELARRGESLNILGATSGDTGSSAEYAMRGRSGIRVFMLTPAGRMTPFQQAQMFGLDDPNIFNIALDGVFDDCQDVVKAVSADANFKANYRIGAVNSINWARLMAQVVYYINCYLKVTVENTEKVSFSVPTGNFGDICAGHIARQMGLPIDRLIVATNENDVLDEFFRTGNYRPRSSAQTHKTSSPSMDISRASNFERFVFDLLGRDAAQVDELFGVKVKEGGFSVEKHVLDAAHADYGFLSGASTHADRLATIKDVLEKYDVLVDPHTADGIKVARAVKEEYGVESPIVCLETALPVKFSETIVEAIGEEPEVPERFQGILDAERHVKDLPNDAAAVKDYIMASISTTEV; encoded by the coding sequence GTGAAGTACATTTCGACCCGAGACACCGACCGCCAGCCGGCTTCCTTTACGGATATCCTCCTGGGAGGCTTGGCTCCTGATGGAGGCCTGTACCTGCCGGAATCCTACCCGCGCATCGACGATGCCACTCTGACTGCGTGGCGCCAGACGCTCGCAGAGGGCGGGTACGCAGCGCTGGCTGCGGAGGTACTGAAGCTCTTTGTGGATGATATTCCGGACACGGATCTTGAGGCAATCGCGCAGCGCGCCTACACCTTCCCGAAGTTCGCCAACGAGGAGATCGTCCCGGTCAGCGAGCTGGGAGAGGGCCTGTACATCGGTCACCTCTCTGAGGGGCCCACCGCTGCGTTCAAGGATATGGCGATGCAGATGCTCGGGGAGCTCTTCGAGTACGAGCTGGCGCGCCGGGGTGAAAGCCTCAATATTCTGGGCGCTACCTCGGGTGATACGGGGTCCTCCGCCGAGTACGCCATGCGCGGTCGCTCGGGCATTCGCGTGTTTATGCTGACCCCTGCCGGGCGCATGACTCCGTTCCAGCAGGCTCAGATGTTTGGCCTCGATGACCCCAACATCTTCAACATCGCCCTCGATGGTGTTTTTGATGATTGCCAGGACGTGGTCAAGGCTGTGTCCGCCGACGCTAACTTCAAGGCTAACTACCGCATTGGTGCGGTGAATTCCATCAACTGGGCCCGACTCATGGCGCAGGTTGTCTACTACATCAACTGCTACCTCAAGGTCACCGTGGAAAACACCGAGAAGGTCTCCTTCAGTGTCCCTACCGGAAACTTTGGTGATATTTGTGCCGGGCACATTGCCCGCCAGATGGGTCTGCCGATTGACCGTCTCATCGTGGCCACGAATGAGAACGACGTCTTGGATGAGTTTTTCCGCACGGGCAACTACCGTCCGCGTTCCTCGGCGCAGACGCACAAGACCTCCTCGCCGTCGATGGATATTTCCCGCGCCTCCAACTTCGAGCGATTCGTCTTCGACCTGCTCGGCCGCGATGCTGCACAGGTGGACGAGCTCTTTGGGGTCAAGGTGAAGGAAGGCGGGTTTAGCGTCGAGAAGCACGTGCTCGACGCTGCTCACGCGGACTATGGGTTCCTGTCTGGGGCCTCGACGCACGCCGACCGCCTGGCCACCATCAAGGATGTGCTCGAGAAGTACGATGTCCTCGTGGACCCGCACACCGCGGACGGCATCAAGGTAGCCCGTGCGGTGAAGGAAGAATACGGGGTGGAAAGCCCCATTGTGTGTCTGGAGACAGCCTTGCCGGTGAAGTTCTCCGAGACCATCGTGGAAGCCATCGGTGAAGAACCGGAGGTTCCTGAGCGCTTCCAAGGCATCCTCGACGCTGAGCGCCACGTCAAGGACCTGCCGAATGATGCGGCGGCGGTGAAGGACTACATTATGGCGTCGATTAGCACAACGGAGGTCTAA
- a CDS encoding MFS transporter, translated as MSAPHPREVITTKALSVWVAAMLVYIVAMTGRTSFGVAGLEAIDRFEVDASRIAVFTSVQLGVYALAQIPTGLLIDKFGPRRLLVIGSVIMGIGQVVLGFTANYWVAIAARILIGLGDATAFLSVMRILPYWFPLHRTPMFTQVTSSLGQLGQFMSAIPFSLVLGWAGWTTAFVTLGAVGILIAVAAAVAVADSPETLGIVSAPKERPNAQPHRLGTLLATVLRSPVAWQAFFIHWVGLVATNVFVMLWGMPMMTAGLNFSKTAAGWVLTWFSVCMVLVGPLHGKLSSRASGYRPWLTLGFVAVNITVWVVFFLAGGSYLSLFILISLVALCTPVANYGFDIVRENLDRTVVATATGLGNMGGFISSMLGAQLFGVALDHLGHGPDYPMADFRLAAFAVLGVWCVGIVGVIITHFLRGKDSGPRATIVQVG; from the coding sequence ATGTCGGCTCCTCATCCCCGCGAAGTCATCACCACCAAAGCCCTATCTGTGTGGGTTGCCGCAATGCTCGTGTACATCGTGGCGATGACTGGCCGAACCTCCTTTGGTGTGGCCGGGTTGGAAGCTATCGACCGCTTTGAGGTGGACGCCTCCCGCATCGCGGTTTTTACCTCGGTTCAGCTGGGCGTTTATGCTCTCGCGCAGATTCCTACTGGGTTGCTCATTGATAAGTTTGGGCCTCGGCGCTTGCTCGTCATCGGCTCCGTCATTATGGGTATCGGCCAAGTGGTATTGGGTTTTACCGCCAACTATTGGGTTGCCATCGCCGCGCGCATTTTAATCGGCTTAGGTGATGCCACCGCCTTCCTCTCGGTGATGCGCATCCTTCCGTATTGGTTTCCGCTACACCGAACTCCTATGTTCACTCAGGTGACCTCATCACTGGGTCAGCTGGGGCAATTTATGTCCGCCATCCCGTTCTCCCTCGTGCTGGGGTGGGCTGGGTGGACCACGGCCTTTGTCACCCTGGGCGCGGTGGGCATCCTTATCGCTGTGGCCGCTGCGGTAGCGGTGGCTGATTCCCCCGAAACCCTGGGGATTGTGTCCGCCCCGAAGGAGCGCCCCAATGCCCAGCCACACCGCCTGGGTACTCTGCTGGCCACGGTGTTGCGCTCCCCGGTGGCCTGGCAGGCTTTCTTTATCCACTGGGTCGGGCTCGTCGCCACCAATGTGTTCGTCATGCTGTGGGGAATGCCGATGATGACCGCGGGCCTCAATTTTTCCAAGACGGCGGCGGGATGGGTGCTTACCTGGTTTAGCGTGTGCATGGTCCTCGTCGGCCCTCTCCACGGCAAACTTTCCTCCCGCGCCAGCGGCTATCGCCCGTGGCTCACGCTTGGGTTCGTCGCGGTTAATATCACTGTCTGGGTTGTCTTTTTCCTGGCAGGCGGCAGTTACCTGTCTTTGTTTATTCTCATCAGCCTGGTGGCGTTGTGCACGCCCGTGGCGAATTATGGCTTCGATATCGTGCGGGAAAACCTTGATCGCACCGTAGTGGCCACCGCGACTGGCCTGGGAAATATGGGCGGGTTCATCTCTTCCATGCTCGGCGCACAGCTGTTTGGCGTGGCGCTCGACCACTTGGGCCATGGCCCGGACTATCCCATGGCGGACTTCCGCCTCGCTGCATTCGCAGTGCTAGGAGTGTGGTGCGTGGGAATCGTGGGCGTTATCATTACCCATTTCTTGCGTGGCAAGGACTCCGGCCCACGCGCCACCATCGTGCAGGTGGGTTAA
- a CDS encoding bifunctional [glutamine synthetase] adenylyltransferase/[glutamine synthetase]-adenylyl-L-tyrosine phosphorylase, producing the protein MRPASVPSPATLGLTRPTAAEDLAHLGWDNAESLDLLWTLAAAGDPDMALNTLMRVVDGAPEVVTAMREDETFRVRLIALLGGSSAFGDHLAAHPETWKELQRALPTPTEMLHTLLTTVGAEPATFVDAPERPDTASEDLTTPGTYRAQPGDHKAQLKTVYRTLMMRIAAHDLAGTFHSRKGQSRPQPRVGFREVTRLTTALADAALTAALACAVRAVYGDEPLDAQLAVLAMGKCGAGELNFISDVDVIFVGSDAAPRVTRLASEFNRIGSACFFEVDANLRPEGKSGALVRTLDSHVAYYKRWAETWEFQAQLKARPQTGYLPLGEDYLKEIGPMVWTASQRESFVEDVQAMRRRVLENVPEDMRQRELKLGEGGLRDVEFAVQLLQLVHGRSDETLRSLATVDALAALVRAGYVGREDGTQLIEAYEFLRLLEHRLQLERFRRTHTMPANDDAAALKWLAINAGFHSHGQQSAADRMNEHLRKVRLLISELHSRLFYRPLLNSVASMSADELKLSREAALLQLAALGYRHPERAFEHLTSLAAGSSRKARIQAILLPTLMEWLSSTADPDMGLLNYRKLSEAAYDRNWFLRMLRDEGVVGQRLMKILGTSPFTSELIIKAPDVVKQLSDGAAGPKLLETKPEQVSKALINSTKRHANPDKAVAVARSLRRVELARIASADLLGFLPVQQVCHELSTIWNAVLEAALRAEVRAWRIDNEDAEPPARIAVIGMGRLGGMELGFGSDADVIVVAEPEEGNEESEAMAWAISMIDKLRRRLAKPSGDPPLEVDLGLRPEGRSGAVARSIESYERYYSRWGESWEMQALLRAAFVAGDEGVGERFMTMIDEFRYPDKGASEKTLRDIRRMKARVDNERLPRGADRNTHTKLGRGGLTDIEWTVQLLQMMHAHEVPELHDPSTLRVLDALEEHEVIPVQQVQDLREAWLLATDARNALVLVRGKRVDQLPAPGPQLAQVAGAAGWAPENNQDFLEHYLKVTRHARKVVDEVFWGEAESFEHD; encoded by the coding sequence ATGCGCCCTGCATCTGTACCGTCACCAGCAACTCTTGGTCTGACGAGACCGACCGCTGCTGAAGACCTTGCTCACTTGGGGTGGGATAACGCCGAGTCACTCGATCTGCTGTGGACTTTGGCTGCAGCAGGCGATCCAGACATGGCGCTCAATACTCTCATGCGGGTCGTTGACGGAGCGCCAGAGGTCGTTACCGCAATGCGGGAAGATGAAACCTTTCGAGTTCGTCTTATCGCACTACTTGGCGGTTCATCGGCCTTTGGTGACCATCTTGCAGCGCACCCGGAGACGTGGAAGGAACTGCAGCGAGCGTTGCCTACGCCTACTGAGATGCTTCACACCCTTCTCACCACGGTGGGAGCAGAACCCGCAACCTTCGTTGATGCACCAGAGCGTCCCGATACCGCGAGCGAAGACTTGACGACTCCGGGAACCTATCGCGCCCAGCCAGGGGACCATAAGGCGCAGCTGAAAACGGTATATCGCACCCTGATGATGCGCATTGCCGCGCACGACCTCGCCGGTACTTTTCACTCGCGAAAGGGGCAGTCGCGACCGCAACCCCGCGTCGGTTTCCGCGAGGTAACGCGGCTTACGACGGCGCTGGCAGACGCCGCACTAACAGCTGCCCTGGCCTGCGCAGTTCGCGCTGTCTATGGTGATGAACCACTCGATGCGCAACTGGCCGTTCTGGCAATGGGTAAGTGTGGAGCGGGGGAGCTCAACTTCATCTCAGACGTTGACGTCATCTTTGTCGGTTCGGACGCCGCGCCCCGGGTGACGCGCCTGGCATCAGAGTTCAACCGCATCGGTTCGGCCTGCTTCTTCGAAGTCGACGCGAACCTACGGCCTGAGGGAAAGTCTGGAGCACTAGTACGAACCCTGGATTCGCACGTTGCTTATTACAAGCGATGGGCAGAAACATGGGAGTTCCAGGCACAGCTCAAGGCACGTCCGCAGACCGGGTATCTCCCGCTCGGGGAGGACTACCTCAAAGAAATCGGCCCCATGGTCTGGACAGCCTCCCAGCGAGAGTCCTTTGTTGAAGATGTCCAAGCCATGCGTCGTCGCGTCCTCGAGAACGTGCCAGAGGATATGCGCCAGCGTGAGCTCAAACTCGGCGAAGGTGGCTTGCGTGATGTTGAGTTCGCAGTGCAATTGCTTCAGTTGGTGCATGGGCGCTCTGATGAAACGCTACGTTCGTTGGCCACGGTCGATGCACTCGCAGCACTTGTACGCGCGGGTTATGTGGGCCGCGAAGACGGCACGCAGCTCATCGAAGCCTATGAGTTCTTGCGGTTGCTGGAGCACCGCCTGCAGCTGGAGCGATTCCGTCGTACACACACGATGCCGGCCAACGATGATGCCGCTGCGCTGAAGTGGCTTGCTATTAATGCAGGCTTCCATTCCCATGGCCAACAGTCAGCCGCGGACAGGATGAATGAGCATCTGCGCAAAGTCCGCCTGCTCATTTCGGAACTGCACTCGCGCCTGTTCTATCGCCCGCTTCTCAACTCTGTGGCGTCGATGTCCGCGGATGAGCTCAAACTTTCCCGAGAAGCCGCACTCCTGCAGCTGGCAGCATTGGGATACCGGCACCCAGAGCGTGCTTTCGAGCATCTTACCTCCTTGGCGGCGGGCAGCTCACGCAAGGCCCGTATCCAAGCCATTTTGCTGCCCACGCTGATGGAATGGCTCTCCTCTACTGCAGACCCTGACATGGGGCTGCTGAACTACCGCAAACTTTCGGAAGCGGCCTATGACCGAAACTGGTTCCTGCGCATGCTGCGTGATGAAGGCGTCGTGGGTCAACGCCTAATGAAGATTTTGGGCACCTCGCCGTTTACGTCGGAGCTCATCATCAAGGCGCCGGATGTGGTCAAGCAGCTTTCTGATGGCGCAGCCGGGCCAAAGCTGTTGGAGACTAAGCCGGAGCAGGTGTCGAAGGCACTCATTAATTCGACCAAACGCCATGCCAATCCGGATAAGGCCGTGGCAGTGGCCAGGTCATTGCGCCGCGTGGAGCTTGCCCGCATTGCATCAGCTGACCTCCTCGGATTCCTGCCAGTGCAACAGGTGTGCCACGAGCTTTCCACGATCTGGAATGCCGTCCTCGAGGCTGCACTGAGGGCTGAAGTTCGCGCGTGGCGGATAGACAACGAGGACGCGGAACCTCCTGCACGCATCGCGGTCATCGGTATGGGGCGTCTAGGCGGAATGGAGCTGGGCTTTGGTTCGGACGCTGACGTCATCGTCGTTGCTGAGCCCGAAGAAGGAAACGAAGAATCAGAGGCTATGGCGTGGGCCATTAGCATGATCGACAAACTGCGTCGCCGCCTGGCTAAGCCCTCCGGAGACCCACCGCTAGAGGTCGATTTGGGCCTGCGGCCTGAAGGAAGGTCAGGTGCAGTAGCCCGCTCGATTGAATCCTACGAGCGCTACTACTCGCGTTGGGGTGAATCCTGGGAGATGCAGGCGCTGTTGCGCGCCGCGTTCGTTGCCGGCGATGAGGGCGTAGGAGAGCGGTTTATGACCATGATTGATGAGTTCCGCTATCCAGACAAAGGAGCGAGCGAGAAAACGCTGCGCGATATTCGCCGAATGAAGGCTCGCGTAGATAATGAGCGCCTGCCGCGCGGTGCTGACCGCAATACCCACACCAAGCTGGGGCGAGGTGGTCTGACCGATATCGAGTGGACCGTGCAGCTGCTGCAAATGATGCATGCACACGAGGTACCGGAGTTACATGATCCTTCTACGCTCCGCGTGCTGGATGCGCTGGAGGAACATGAAGTTATTCCGGTGCAGCAAGTCCAGGACCTGCGTGAAGCCTGGCTATTGGCCACCGATGCCCGTAATGCTTTAGTCCTTGTCCGCGGCAAACGCGTGGACCAACTACCGGCACCAGGGCCGCAATTGGCACAGGTCGCCGGTGCTGCTGGATGGGCGCCAGAGAATAACCAAGATTTCCTCGAGCACTATCTCAAAGTCACGCGCCATGCCCGCAAAGTGGTGGATGAGGTGTTCTGGGGAGAAGCGGAGTCCTTTGAACATGACTAA
- a CDS encoding glutamine synthetase family protein, with the protein MNSQHEFVLRTVEERDIRFIRLWFTDILGALKSVVMSPSELESAFEEGVGFDGSSVEGFSRISEADTIAMPDPSTFQIMPFDKGEPELSSARMFCDIAQPDGQPSMVDPRHILRRQVTEAANEGFTCMASPEVEFYLLEDARDINNLVATDNGGYFDQATHDNAPSFRRRSMYALESMGIATEFSHHETAPGQQEIDLRHADVLTMADHIMTFRYVIKEVASQQGVHATFMPKPFEHRSGSGMHTHLSLFEGDSNAFHDPDDEISLSETAKQFIAGILEHAVEMTAITNQWTNSYKRLMFGSEAPGSVTWGVSNRSALVRVPTYRLSKEMSRRVEIRSLDSAMNPYLGYAVLLAAGLRGIKEGYELGDPAEDDVHQLTRRERLAMGYKDLPTSLDQALREFERSEFMAEVLGEHVFEYFLRAKWDEWHEYQQQITAFELRHNLNF; encoded by the coding sequence ATGAACAGCCAACACGAATTCGTCCTCCGCACGGTTGAAGAACGCGATATCCGCTTCATCCGTCTGTGGTTCACCGACATCCTGGGCGCCTTGAAATCCGTGGTGATGAGCCCCTCGGAACTGGAATCTGCGTTTGAGGAAGGTGTTGGCTTCGATGGCTCATCGGTCGAGGGGTTCTCGCGTATCTCTGAGGCAGACACCATCGCGATGCCGGACCCGTCGACATTCCAGATCATGCCCTTCGATAAGGGCGAACCAGAGCTCTCGTCGGCGCGCATGTTCTGCGATATTGCCCAGCCTGATGGCCAACCCTCGATGGTGGATCCACGCCATATTCTGCGCCGTCAGGTCACTGAGGCTGCCAACGAGGGCTTCACCTGCATGGCCTCGCCAGAAGTTGAGTTTTATCTTCTCGAAGATGCCCGCGATATCAATAACCTCGTTGCAACTGACAATGGCGGGTACTTCGACCAAGCTACTCATGACAACGCGCCAAGCTTTCGTCGTCGCTCCATGTATGCATTGGAGTCCATGGGGATCGCTACGGAATTTAGCCACCATGAAACCGCCCCAGGGCAGCAGGAAATTGACCTCCGCCATGCGGATGTACTGACGATGGCAGACCACATTATGACGTTCCGATACGTCATCAAGGAGGTGGCCTCCCAGCAAGGCGTGCATGCCACCTTTATGCCCAAACCTTTTGAGCATCGTTCGGGCTCCGGTATGCATACGCACTTGAGTCTCTTTGAAGGTGACTCGAATGCCTTCCACGATCCGGATGACGAAATTTCTCTGTCGGAAACGGCAAAGCAGTTTATTGCGGGAATTCTCGAGCATGCCGTCGAAATGACTGCAATCACCAACCAGTGGACGAACTCCTACAAGCGCCTCATGTTCGGCAGCGAAGCACCGGGGTCAGTGACCTGGGGTGTTTCAAACCGCTCTGCACTTGTGCGTGTTCCCACCTACCGACTGTCCAAGGAAATGTCGCGCCGAGTAGAGATCCGTTCGCTGGATTCGGCAATGAATCCCTACTTGGGTTACGCGGTGCTGCTCGCCGCAGGTCTTCGCGGGATTAAGGAAGGCTACGAGCTCGGAGATCCAGCAGAAGACGATGTCCACCAGCTGACGCGCCGGGAACGCCTTGCAATGGGCTACAAGGATTTGCCAACCAGCTTGGATCAGGCACTTCGTGAGTTTGAGCGCTCTGAGTTTATGGCGGAAGTCTTAGGTGAGCATGTCTTCGAGTACTTTCTGCGCGCTAAGTGGGATGAATGGCACGAGTATCAGCAGCAGATTACGGCCTTTGAACTTCGCCACAACCTGAACTTCTAG
- a CDS encoding DUF2786 domain-containing protein, with amino-acid sequence MSTQEVETLVEEVTRLPWLRDVDVLAEETTSRPSRDSKEEKIRAKIINLLKKAESTPYEQEASALIAKAQSLQQQHRLNGLCGDSPLKFASKRIHISAPYINHQATLLSVIADRNGCSALQLHPKGIITIFGAEDDLDHVIDLFMSLQRQCDWHMRHGEHAEIAQQLGNLASYRRSFILSYASRIGELLDEANQSFTAQNSDETCAGRAAEEDEQATLALTRRTLNALDQRRLDAEAIRDRYFPHARTISLAVGSRAGMSAGASAAEKSHLSGDSAGVKGRRQLTR; translated from the coding sequence ATGAGCACTCAAGAGGTGGAAACACTCGTTGAAGAGGTAACGAGGCTTCCTTGGTTGCGTGACGTCGACGTTCTCGCGGAAGAGACCACTTCGAGACCTTCACGCGATAGCAAAGAAGAGAAGATACGAGCCAAAATCATCAACCTCCTTAAGAAGGCAGAGTCGACTCCGTACGAGCAAGAAGCCAGTGCGCTTATCGCCAAAGCTCAAAGCCTTCAGCAACAGCACCGCCTCAACGGACTGTGCGGCGATTCCCCTCTGAAATTCGCCTCCAAACGAATTCACATCAGCGCGCCATACATTAACCATCAAGCGACGCTGCTCAGCGTCATCGCTGACAGGAATGGTTGCTCCGCTTTACAACTTCACCCTAAAGGGATCATCACGATCTTCGGCGCTGAGGATGACCTCGACCATGTCATTGATCTCTTCATGTCACTTCAGCGCCAATGTGATTGGCATATGCGCCACGGTGAGCACGCCGAGATTGCGCAGCAGTTAGGAAATCTTGCTTCATACCGCCGAAGCTTTATTTTGTCCTACGCTTCCCGTATTGGAGAGCTGCTCGATGAAGCAAACCAGTCTTTTACGGCCCAGAACTCTGATGAAACTTGCGCAGGAAGGGCTGCCGAGGAAGATGAACAGGCAACTTTGGCTCTGACACGTCGCACCCTTAACGCTCTGGATCAGCGAAGACTCGACGCAGAGGCAATCCGTGACCGCTACTTCCCGCACGCGCGGACTATATCTTTGGCTGTGGGAAGCCGTGCAGGCATGTCCGCGGGGGCGTCTGCAGCTGAAAAATCTCATCTCAGCGGTGATTCCGCAGGGGTGAAGGGGCGCCGGCAGCTAACACGCTAG
- a CDS encoding CYTH and CHAD domain-containing protein produces MSPKTFLEVEAKFAVDESTPVPDLTQLEEVARVAETRHHSMSAIYYDTEDLRLTHAKITLRRRTGGNDDGWHIKIPSDAGRTEIRAELGEPVDGRYEVPAELIHEVRSVIRNHPLAPIAQVDNNRTELLLVDEADQPVAEFCDDHVTGFSFLPGGVQCAWREWEVELAGELPATKKGGSLLRHATSLLIGSGARVSSSPSKLKSALGDSINNVELPPALAVSNLDPDSPAAAVVNALKANRDKLVEYDPRVRRDEWDSVHQMRVATRELRSHLQTFHGIVVGPEIERLESDLKQLASMLGVARDAEVVEERWQSLLASEDSDVLDAATREHIAHDMGRDYRRAHRRVIAALDSDQYLDLLDALDAFLANPPVAGEDTELEDNAIDSEAESAASESTEKNETQEQKEQPKESKPKHAKSEDAEHHDLDTVMALHLNQAYDKLVKRHKKAVKNWDNTELTLHEREEYFHDMRKAAKKLRYAAEAAGSATNLKTKGLYKACKNMQSVLGDFQDSVTSRDKLIELAETARRRGEDTFGYGLLYQRERAIGLEALDAYAESFKAIKSAFKPLRKKLDK; encoded by the coding sequence ATGTCTCCGAAGACGTTCTTAGAAGTCGAAGCCAAGTTCGCCGTGGACGAATCCACCCCGGTACCTGATCTCACTCAGCTCGAAGAGGTCGCACGAGTCGCGGAAACTCGCCATCACTCAATGTCCGCGATTTACTACGACACCGAGGATCTCCGTCTTACTCATGCGAAGATCACGTTGCGTCGCCGTACAGGCGGCAATGATGATGGCTGGCACATCAAGATTCCAAGCGATGCGGGACGCACTGAGATTCGTGCCGAATTGGGCGAACCGGTTGATGGGCGCTACGAGGTTCCGGCTGAGCTCATCCACGAAGTCCGCTCTGTGATCCGTAATCACCCTCTGGCGCCCATCGCGCAGGTAGACAACAACCGTACGGAGTTGTTGTTGGTCGACGAGGCTGACCAGCCTGTCGCGGAGTTCTGCGATGACCACGTCACCGGTTTCTCCTTCCTTCCCGGCGGCGTGCAGTGCGCGTGGCGCGAATGGGAAGTTGAACTCGCGGGAGAACTTCCTGCTACTAAGAAGGGCGGATCGCTCTTGCGTCACGCTACTTCGTTACTTATTGGCTCTGGAGCCCGCGTGTCATCTTCCCCGTCGAAGCTGAAATCAGCTTTGGGTGACTCCATCAATAATGTTGAGCTGCCGCCGGCTCTCGCTGTGTCGAATCTCGATCCGGACTCCCCCGCTGCTGCTGTTGTAAACGCCCTGAAGGCTAACCGTGACAAGCTCGTGGAGTACGACCCACGTGTTCGCCGCGACGAGTGGGATTCCGTCCACCAGATGCGCGTTGCTACTCGTGAGCTTCGCAGCCACCTCCAAACGTTCCACGGAATCGTTGTCGGTCCGGAAATTGAACGACTGGAGTCGGATCTCAAGCAGCTGGCCAGCATGTTGGGCGTAGCCCGCGATGCAGAAGTCGTCGAAGAACGTTGGCAGAGCCTGCTCGCATCTGAGGATTCGGATGTACTAGATGCGGCCACTCGTGAGCACATCGCGCATGACATGGGCCGTGACTACCGCCGAGCCCACCGTCGCGTCATTGCCGCTCTAGATTCCGACCAGTACCTTGATCTCCTCGATGCTCTCGATGCGTTCCTGGCCAACCCGCCAGTCGCGGGTGAGGACACCGAGCTCGAGGACAACGCAATCGATTCTGAGGCGGAGTCTGCAGCATCCGAATCGACAGAAAAGAATGAGACTCAAGAGCAGAAGGAGCAGCCGAAGGAATCCAAGCCGAAGCATGCTAAGAGCGAGGACGCGGAGCACCATGACCTCGATACGGTTATGGCGCTGCACCTCAACCAGGCGTATGACAAGTTGGTGAAGCGCCACAAGAAGGCGGTTAAGAACTGGGATAACACTGAGTTGACCTTGCATGAGCGTGAGGAGTACTTCCACGACATGCGTAAGGCTGCCAAGAAGCTGCGTTACGCCGCTGAGGCTGCGGGCTCTGCAACCAATCTCAAGACTAAGGGCCTCTACAAGGCGTGCAAGAACATGCAGTCGGTCTTGGGTGACTTCCAGGATTCCGTCACGTCCCGAGACAAGCTCATTGAGCTTGCAGAAACGGCACGTCGCCGCGGCGAAGACACCTTTGGTTATGGTCTGCTCTACCAGCGTGAGCGCGCCATCGGCTTGGAAGCACTCGACGCCTACGCAGAGAGCTTCAAGGCGATTAAGTCGGCCTTTAAGCCGCTGCGTAAGAAGCTGGATAAGTAA